The following proteins come from a genomic window of Amaranthus tricolor cultivar Red isolate AtriRed21 chromosome 14, ASM2621246v1, whole genome shotgun sequence:
- the LOC130799830 gene encoding uncharacterized protein LOC130799830 → MKAAQDRQKSYADLSRRPITYDVGDKVLLKVSPMKGVMRFGVKGKLSPKYVGPYEVLERIGEVAYKLALPVELSKVHNVFHVSQLRRYRSDPSHVIAVESVEVNPNLTFEEKPVKILDRQVRSLRRKEVPLVKVLWRSQKYEQATWETEESMRLKYPELFVAEQSCCR, encoded by the exons atgaaggctgcccaggatcgacaaaagtcttatgccgatttgagtaggagacctattacttatgatgttggggataaggtgcttttgaaggtgtccccaatgaagggagtaatgagatttggtgtgaagggcaagctcagccctaagtatgtgggtccttatgaggtacttgagaggattggtgaagtggcttataagttggctttgccagtcgagctatctaaggttcacaatgtgttccatgtctcTCAGTTACGGCGTTATCGAAGTGACCCTTCGCATGTTATAGCCGTAGAGTCGGTAGAGGTCAACCCTAATTTGACTTTCGAGGAGAAGCCAGTCAAAATCCTTGATCGTCAGGTACGTTCTCTGAGGAGAAAGGAAGTGCCATTAGTGAAAGTTTTGTGGCGTAGTCAAAAGTATGAACAAGCCACCTGGGAAACTGAGGAGTCAATGCGACTTAAGTATCCCGAGTTGTTTGTAGCCGAACAAAG ttgttgcaggtga